The nucleotide sequence CATTAGCCTGATGTTTTCTTTAggtgatataataataataatatgcataCATACTACTTGAGATGAAAGGAAAAATACATGAATTCCTGATTGTAATTCTGCATCACCTAAAGATTTTGAAGGCTTTCTGTGCATTTGTTCTTGAGATCTTTACAGCAAGCATCCAGTGCCAAGCTGCTTAGCCTTTGACACAATCTAAAAGGAAGCACCTTTTGCTTGCTTTGCTTTAAAAAGGTCACATATGACAGGAACATGTGAAATAGAGTTGCAGTTGGGACCTCATGATTAAAATAATGAGGTCGAAGGTGTCCTGTCTTCCTTTTGAAGGGATCGACAAGGAAAAAGGCATCTTCTTTGCTCGTCAATCAAGATCCCCTGTGGAGTGGTCCTCTTTGCTTGTCATCTGTGATTTAGTTCTTGGAACATTGAACGAGGAAGACAGGGAAGCATCTGTGTTTGTAATTTATCCCTGTCACCCTCATGGACATTTCCCACAAGTGACTGACTGGTTGTCCAAGCTGATTTAGTTCTTGTTTTGCTACCAATAGATCCATCATGTGAGGCTGCAAGCCACTTGCCTTGTTGTTGACGATGAAGGAGTAACATGCATGTTTCTTGAATTTGAAGGGATCATAAATTTTACTTGCATCTCACTGGTTTCTTTAGAGTTAAATAAAGATTTTCTCACTGTGAATATTTTACATGTTTCAAAATTTCTCTCTACTCGACACATCGTAAATTTAGATCTAACTTAAATTAAACTTTAGTACTTATCGTATATCATGTTTTAAGGAGATGAGAGATTTAATGGATGACCTTACAAAGATTGTGTTGGGGTATGtttaaatcaataaaattataataacaaaatCAATAATACACTTTAGGCTCCTTTTATAATGAGTTAGATAACTCAAGGATATGTATAGAAGTTAGCTCGAGCATTGATTATATGAAATCATCGATCATCATTGTGTTGTGAAGATGTGCACTGAATcatcaaatatttataataaatatatatcaatgtaattaatataaaaaattaataattattatataaggtCGAGTGAACGTTCACGaggatacacacacacacatatatatatatatatatatatatatatatatatatatatatatatgattataaatgaaTACTATTTGattgaaagagaagaaagatgaatCACCTTGACAAAACCTAAAATCATGCAACAAGGAAGAAGGTATATTTGTAGTCCATTTTCATTATTTTCTCaatcaaatcaacattttgagagaggtacatttgtatcatttttcccAATCAAATAAACGTTTTCAGAGAGtccatagctttttttttttgggtatctTATGTGAATGCCATTAATTATTTTTCAGATGTACTACAACAAAATACTGTACACAAACTAAAAGGAAGAATCAGTGTATGCATTATATCTATATATACTGCAATAGCATTATTGTGGCATCCTTATCCAGGTCGGAAAGAACAAACCCTAATGGCAGAAACCTGCTCTTCTGTCACTTCAAATTATGTGCATCTGCGTTCATGCGACTGCGTAGAACCACTTGCTTCTTCTGTCAAGGAATTTGCATGATTGGATCGTTGCTGCATTCCTATCTCTTGTTGTCGTTCGAgatcaaagaaagtgatgagcaaACCTATTCACCATCTGATCCTTCTCACTGTCAGAAAAAGCCACCACCATAAAGCAGCAGCGTTCCAGTTTGCATGCAGATGTTTCTATTTGTCTGCCAGCAATCATTGACCTGAAGCATATGCACAATTCCAAAGAATCCATCTGGCTGCACACTCTCTCCTTCTCGACCAAGAGCAATCATGGGACGATCCAAACCTCATTTGACCGTCCAACAAGTTTGTCTGTAGGACCATCTTTTGCCTATGGCTTTCTCTTTTGATGTGCACCTTCTTCCTTTTCCTATAATACAGATTTATTTGTTAATTAACTCAAGGATTTGGTGATTTTTATAGTATTTTCTACTTCGAGATGTAATAAAAGAAAGATGAAGAATCTAATCAAATTTATGATGTGTATCTAAGGATCTATTGCCTTGAAGATAAGAGATATAAGACATAGGAAAAATCCTATCATTAAACTTCTTTAAGAtatgtttttataatattattaagaaTATGAGAGAGAATTTGGtacataatatataatattttaatttttttataaagaataaATAGTGAAGACATATTTTAATGTACAAAgtttttatcaattaaattaacTATCACCTTTATAGTGCATAGTTTTTAGAAAATAAGCAAGTCAAAATATTAGTAATTAGTGTTTTATGAGGAAGATAAATGAAAGAAGTAATAAGTTACTATCATCAGAATCAAAACCACTTGATTTCTATCTCAtactaaaagaaaacaaaattttatatatatatatatatatatatatatatatatatatatatatccctcctAAATTAGAGATAATATATTTGCTCTTCCAAATATCAAGATCCTGTCTCTATATATTCCATTAACATTCATAAAATTtgaatcaaaatataattatatattgttattttttagaatttcaattaacaatcaatatatatatatatgtaatattttgaGAAATTATAAATTTCAATATAGCATATATTTGACATATATCCCTTGAaatattacattaattatatattattatatccattcaagaaaaactCAGATaagttaatatgtaattagtttgaattaaaatatgaatatatatatctaaaatattcctAGCATTTTGATAATATCCAATTAGGGGAGGGGCATGAATGTAATTAGGTCAAAGGTAAAATGCCGACTTCTCCGCAACTCAGCTTATGACTGCTTGACCGCCGTCTTATTTTACTTAAGTCTTCATTTCTGGCTTCTTTATCTTAGTGTGTTGGTGTGCTTCCTTTTTGTCCTCTCGTTTCCACTCCTTTCGTCTTCTCTACGTCTCCTTTTCTGAACCCTAAATCTCGGGTGGAGGTACGAGACCGAAAAGGGTACACAGATCCCTCCCATCCCCTCCTTTCGTGCTCCCGAAGCCGTAGCAAAAAATCTTATAAAGTCCAGGTGCCCTTTTTGTTGCTCTTGTTTGGTTTCTGGTTTGGCTTGTCATCGACATAAGTGGTGATGCTTTGTTACTGTAGTTGGTTGTGGTGGGGAGCCTGTTGGATTGAGTTTTTGGCGTTGAGTTGTTCTCCGCTCGTGGCTTGCAAAGTTGATGTCTTTGGATGTTGGGGATGTTCTTGGTTCTCGCGAATTACCATCATTGATGGATTTTATTTTGGGATTTTTAGCTTCCGAATTTCACTATATATGTTGAAATTTTCCgcatcaaagttttgtttatagTCATCAGTGTTGGTGCGCGCTTAGTTCTTGTGAACTGCCACCAAAGATGGAATTGGTTTCGGGGTTTCGAGCTAAATTTCGCTATTTTATTGGCATTTCActccaagatttttttttttcaattgagtTTGGTACGCGTTTATGGAATTAGACCACCGACAATCTTTTGTTCTGTCACTCTTGGAAAATTCTTTTACGCTTGCCCAAAGTAGGACgaaaggatttgatttttgagccGTTTGGtgggtttctattttttttttttcatttttttgtttctgCATTGGTTAGAATCTATTTTTGCTATGATTTTTGGTTTTTTCCTTTGGATGCAAACCAAAAGTATGCTTGTTGAGGCATTTTTTTTTCAGCGAATCTTTATGTTACTCTTGCCTCCTCCCGTGTTCTTTCTCTAAACCCAAGTCAACCCTTTGTCACCATCGAACTCAGGCCCCATGCTCTTCGAGCATTGGGTGCACCTCCTTGTCACTGATGTCGCTTTGCTTTGGCACGTCTGAATGCCGTCTATGCAACCGCAACCATCGCCACCTAAAGTTTGCCTATTGGTTAGATACTTTGTAATGTCCGAACCCAATACTGACATCCTTCCAACAATTGCCAAGAGTGTTGACTTTCCATCTATGCATAAATCTGTTACTACTTTTGATCGTTTGAAATCAGATTTTGTTGCTATTAAACATTTCTGGAAATTGACTAGAAGACAATAAATAGCAACCAAACATTTTTTGGAATCAGATATTTAGTTTCAACAAATCTTAATCTGCGAAAATGATTCTGTTTGTTGATGATAGATTgggatattgagtttcaaattttCTAAATTTGACATTTTATATTGAATTTTACAGATCAAAGGGCAAATCATGTCTGTATTTTTAACCTGCTCGATTTCGACATTAGCACTAAGAAACAGTtttgttatttatatatttttttgcatCAAGATGGATTCTTTGATGGCTGTATATTTTAACCTTCTTGATTTCGATATTAGCACTAAGAAACAatgtcgatatatatatatatatagcatcaaGATGGGTTCTTTGATGTATAGTTCATTTCTTAATGAGTTTTCAGAGTGGCATGACTGATTTTTACTTTCAGAGTTCAGGTCAAAATGGCAAGTTCCGAGGTCTTGAATGATAAAATTGGGTATACCAGTTGCTAAAGACTTGCTATGAAGTCGCCATTTTTAAGGGAATGGTCACATTGGTGATGACTCAGCATTATATGAAAATTTGTTTCTTGATTGGGATTCCTACTTGGTTGAGCTTTCTGACGGGTTGAGTATCTTAAGAATGGTGAATGATTCATTCATTTAAGGGAATGATTAATGCCATATCTGAGGAGGCAACTGAATAAATTGCTCTGAAACAAGCAGAGATTGTGGTTTTAAATGAGAAGCTGCAGACTTGTATGTTTGCTGTAGGTCTAGATCAAACTTTAGAGTGGTGATGAAGAATTTGCTGATGATGGAGGCAGTAGTCGATGACAGACGATCGGATTTACGTAAGAGCTGTTTAAGTGTTAATGGAGATTGCAAATATGATGATAACGTAAATAGGTTAAAGATTATGGTGGAAAATCAGATACAGTGCCTGAAGATGGATCTTCAACAACTAAAGGGCTCAGAAATGGTGAGTAGAGAGGATCTTGGTCAGTGCAACATTCCTCATGGAGCAAAAACTATTGAAAATTTTCTAGAAGTAGATCAAAAAGTCGATGTTTTGAAAGACATTTTAGCTGTAGGATTCAAGCAAATTAGTGCTGCAATCTTCTCAAAggaaaatatgttaagtgaacttCAATGGGAGCACGAGCTTCAAGGAGAAATTAGTTCTATTGTGCTTCAGGATACTGTTAAACGTCTCCAGGATGAATACGAGACTATGTTGTATCACCAAACTCTTTATATTAAGTATTTAAATAAAAACTGGAAGAAAAAAGCTTCTGAGTTCAGTGCACTGCGTGATGAACTCCATGCTCTATCTGATGAGGTGAGTAATCATGAAAATTTTGAAGATTGGAGCATTGCAAAAAGGAAGGAACATTTTCCTCTGAAGGTATTAGAAAATCACAATTTTCCATCTCAATCTGCGGAAAATGGTACAATGATGGTGGGAACATCTGCAGACTCTGGAGAACATATGTTGGATATTGCTGATCTTCCCCAATTGAAGCACATGAGCAAGGAGGAACTGCTAGCTTATTGTAAAACTGAAATGGCCAACATGAGGAGAAGACATGATTCAGCATTGCAAGAGAAGACAGAGGAATTATTCAGGCTCAAGAGAGAGTTCCTCAAGGAAAAGGGTTCCTCAACTTTTAGGAAAGATAAGGAGTGTgaacatttaaggaaaaagttacCGGAATTTATTATTAAATTGGATGAGATTCTTGTCGTGAGAGATATGTTTCATCCAATCTATAAGTATGATGATGAGATGCAGAGCTTTAAGTTGAGGATTGATTCCCTGTTTTCTGAAAATAAGCACCTCCAGAATTTGCTTATTAGGAAGACAAATGAACTAAAGTTTCTGTCAGCACAGTTCTCGGATGCAGTTAGCCAGATCTCACTCAATTCATCTCTGGAGGCAAAGTACTTGAGACAAGTAAAAAAACTGGAAAGTGATATTGAAGATGGAAGGGCAGAAGCTAACTTTAGAGATGCAATATGTAATACTATTTTAAGAGGATTGATTGATGACCATAGACATGCAATGCTAGATACTGAGATTGAGGTCAAATTTTTCATAAAGATCTATAGCACTATGTTCAGAGGGGTGATTTATGATGCTATATCTAGTATGAATCCTGCAATCTTAAAATGTTATGAAGAAAAGATTTCTCTCGAAGCACTGGTTGTAGAGAAGGAGAAGGCATTAACATCAGAAATTGAAGAGAACCAGAAGTTGAAGAAGGTTATAGCATCAATTTTCTCATCAATAGAAGAAAAGGAAAAGTTAGCTTCAGAAGTTGCATCCACATTAAGTCAACAAAAGCAGCAGCTTGATGTTGCTCATCAGGAACTTAACACGCTCAGAGATCAAATAAGCATTCGAGAAGCACAGATTTCAGATAATAAAATCGAATCAAATTTATTGAGGAGCAGATTCAATGGGACCTTACAGAAAATTTATCATTATGAATTGGAGATGGATAAACTTCAAGAGAAACTCAAAGTTGCATCAGATGCATTAAGGGAAGTAGAAAAGCAGAAACTCATGCTTCTTGGTGTTATCGAGGATAGGCAGAGGACACTATCATCATCCTTCGACAAGGACAAAGAGCAAGTAAAGCAGTTGAAGTCTATCACTGTTTCTATGATGGAATTATCTAAATGTTTTACAGATTTAGGTAGTCAGTTGATGGAGAGCACTAATAGAAATGAATCTAGGTGTGTATTCTGTTTTTCTTGATACATGTCTTTTATCTGTTTTTAagtgatgatttttgtaattccTTTCTCTAGACTAGAACATAAGTTTCTATCCTTGGTCGTATTTTATTAGTGCTTTTCTTTGATGTAAGAGTTCTGTTTGTTTTACCATGCTCATTGGTAGCCAGTTACTGAAACACCTAGATATCCTTCTGTTTGTTTTACCATGCTCATTGGTCATCAGTTACTGAAACACCTAGATATCCTTCTTTTTCCTGAAAAGTtggatgctctctctctctctctctctctctctctctctctctctctctccaagtgGCTAATGCACTTTTAGTTAGATTGATGAAtcattttgatctttttttttcttttgttccgTTACTCCGTACACATAAGCATAACTTTGaatgatttattaatttttttgcacatcaaataacttagttttgaataatgtttgaGGTGTACCTAACAAGTGTTGTTGGAGATGTATCTACCGAAAGTTTCTATGGTTGGAAACATGTAGCACATCCCTCAAAGGTAAAACCAGTATTATGGTGCTAGCCCTATCAAGCATGTATATGGTGTGGCAGAATACATCCAGTATGTGCCAGGGCATTGTCAGGTCGGCACAAACATAAAACAACATTTTACTACCTGAATTAAATCTTAAGTGTTTGAAACTCTAGCAATCAAATTTTTGTTTGCAGCTTATATATAAGTTCACATAATGGTGAGAAACACTAAACATTTGTCCTTAAATGAATGCATGAAATTGAGAACGAATGCATGAAATTGAGTATATAAGTTCCAGGGCATTGTCAGGTCAGTACAAACATGGCAAGCAACACTTTACTACCTGAATTAAATTTTAGTGTCTGAAACTCTAGCAATCAAATTTTTGTTTGCAGCTTATATGTAAGTTCACATGACAGTGAGAAACACTAAAACATTTGTCCTTAAACGAATGCATTTGCTTTTCTAATCGAGTATGTAATGCACAACTGAATGACTATTGGCATGACTGCATTTTATGTCAGTTAACCCTTGCACTTGTCTGCACACAGACATTCACCTATAAAGATGACTGGTTCACTTTAAATAAAATCATTGCTAGGAAACTTTATTATTCATATTACTTATATGTACTTATTTCTTGCTTTAAAATGATGCACATGCATGTCTAAAGTAGCATATAATTTGCAATTGAATGCTAACCTAACCTGCATGATATTGTTGCACATTTGTGTAcacagcacacacacacacacatcatatatatatatatatatatatatatatatatatatatatatatatatatatatatagacacacacgaacacacacacacatctatTCTAAAATGGACTTGCAATATTATGGCATGATAACCATCGCAGTGCAATTTCTATATCTGCCTAATGTAGAAAACATTAGAAAAGGGGTGTACCAGTGCACGATGCTCCCATCAATGCCTAATATAGAAATGCATGTAACTTATCAGCAGCTCAGATGTTAACATTTTGATATAGGCAATTAAGATGTTCTCATGTTCAAATTACTGCTCATAGGCCTTGCATGAATTTTTGCCCTCAGTATACTTGTTTAAGCTGTTGATAGAATGGACTCTGTTGTGTACATCTTTCATAGTGTCTTGactttaaatcttggattttataTATATGCAGAAACATCTTTCTATTACTGaatattttaaagttttaaacCAATCAATCCTTGTACAATTTGATATCTAGACTTCCAGCTATGAACATCATATCTTTCTGTGTCTTTGAATTTCACTAAATGTCCTCTTGTCGTTTATTCTCCACAGGTTGAAGGTCTTGAGTCATCAGTTGAATTCACTGGTGCAACTGGCTAGCCAAAAGAAGAAGTGTTTCTGGTACAAAAATATGCTTGATGTCAGATGCTCTGACCTGCAGAAGGCTGAAGCCGAGGTATATGTTTACAAACATATCATCAATTGATGATTTTGGACAATCTTTATTGATGAAATCACCATAATTAGTGAGTTGTATTCTATGTTTTTGTGGTTGCGTTGAATATTGATCTGGCGTTTGTTACTTCCACATTCAAATTTTCTGGTGGAAGGGCATGCTTGTGGAAAAGAGAGTTAGCATATAAATGTTGAAAACTGACAAACATTAGATGTATGAAATTAAGAGGACGAGCAGAATCGCAaacatttaattatattatttaattcaCAATGCAAACTTCTGATGTACCTAGAAATCTAGATTTTTTTGCTTATGATCTATGTATACACTTCTCATTTTATGTAACCAGCTAGCTTTTTGATCCTTTATTCTGGCTCAGGTTGATCTTCTTGGTGATGAGGTTGAGGCTCTTGTTGGGCTTCTTGGAAAGATATACTTAGCACTTGATCATTACTCTCCAGTATTGCAACACTATCCAGGAGTAAGATGGTTTGCCTGCGACTTACTATTATTGTGCCCTTTTTTTTCCAGCAAGTTCTGTTTGAACGCATTGAGAAACTTAGTGGGTCATATTGTTTACACCATGTCTTTCAAGTCTGATGCATCTTTTATTTGCCTATGATTTATAATTTGCTTCatgatatttttttgttttgaCATTTTCTTATGCTGATTGTAAGTATCGTTTTTGTTCTGACAGGTAGTGGAGATCCTAAAATTGGTTCAAAGAGAACTAATTGGTGAAAACGATCATAATTTTTTGTAACCACCAGGTAAATTGAAAATTAATCTAATACAATATATGTTATGTTAcataaaagtttttctttttgtacTTTGAAGCATATAGTCTTATGAACacttcctttttccttttctcttttccaactaGTTTTCAACAAGATGTCTGTGTGCCATTGAAGTGTACATGGGGTTAGCTTGAAGCACTCATTGCCTTGAAAAAAATTAGAACAGCCAAAGATGAAGCTG is from Musa acuminata AAA Group cultivar baxijiao chromosome BXJ1-6, Cavendish_Baxijiao_AAA, whole genome shotgun sequence and encodes:
- the LOC103989455 gene encoding WPP domain-associated protein; its protein translation is MKNLLMMEAVVDDRRSDLRKSCLSVNGDCKYDDNVNRLKIMVENQIQCLKMDLQQLKGSEMVSREDLGQCNIPHGAKTIENFLEVDQKVDVLKDILAVGFKQISAAIFSKENMLSELQWEHELQGEISSIVLQDTVKRLQDEYETMLYHQTLYIKYLNKNWKKKASEFSALRDELHALSDEVSNHENFEDWSIAKRKEHFPLKVLENHNFPSQSAENGTMMVGTSADSGEHMLDIADLPQLKHMSKEELLAYCKTEMANMRRRHDSALQEKTEELFRLKREFLKEKGSSTFRKDKECEHLRKKLPEFIIKLDEILVVRDMFHPIYKYDDEMQSFKLRIDSLFSENKHLQNLLIRKTNELKFLSAQFSDAVSQISLNSSLEAKYLRQVKKLESDIEDGRAEANFRDAICNTILRGLIDDHRHAMLDTEIEVKFFIKIYSTMFRGVIYDAISSMNPAILKCYEEKISLEALVVEKEKALTSEIEENQKLKKVIASIFSSIEEKEKLASEVASTLSQQKQQLDVAHQELNTLRDQISIREAQISDNKIESNLLRSRFNGTLQKIYHYELEMDKLQEKLKVASDALREVEKQKLMLLGVIEDRQRTLSSSFDKDKEQVKQLKSITVSMMELSKCFTDLGSQLMESTNRNESRLKVLSHQLNSLVQLASQKKKCFWYKNMLDVRCSDLQKAEAEVDLLGDEVEALVGLLGKIYLALDHYSPVLQHYPGVVEILKLVQRELIGENDHNFL